The sequence GGTCAGAACGTTTGTTAAAAAGGAGATCTCTCCTATTATTGAGGACTATGCCCAGCGGGCAGAATTTCCGCAGGATATAGTCAAAAAATTTGGTGAGATAGGTGCTTTTGGGCCAACCATACCATCAGAGTATGGAGGTGGTGGACTCGATTATATTTCATATGGCCTCATCATGCAGGAAATTGAACGGGGAGATTCTGGCATGCGTTCAACTGTCTCTGTGCAAAGCTCACTGGTCATGTATCCCATTTATGCATTTGGTACGGAAGAACAAAAACAAAAGTACTTACCCAAACTGGCTTCTGGTGAAATGCTAGGTTGCTTTGGATTAACAGAAGCAGACTATGGCTCAAATCCTTCTGGTATGCAATCCCATTTTACAGATGAAGGTGACCACTATCTGCTCAATGGTTCAAAGATGTGGATTTCCAATGCACCTTATGCAGACATTGCAGTGGTATGGGCTAAAAATGAGAATGGGCGTGTTCGTGGCCTTATTGTAGAACGAGGAATGGAAGGTTTCTCTACACCTGAAATTCATAATAAATGGTCGTTGCGTGCCTCTACTACAGGCGAACTGGTTTTTGATAATGTTAAGGTACCCAAAGAAAATTTATTGCCGGGTATAGAGGGTTTGCGCGGTCCTATGCAGTGCCTGGATTCTGCTCGGTATGGTATCGCCTGGGGAGCCCTTGGAGCAGCAATGGACTGCTATGATTCAGCTAA is a genomic window of Xanthocytophaga agilis containing:
- a CDS encoding acyl-CoA dehydrogenase family protein gives rise to the protein MQTTDPNIHIRSSQDRFEAPDFYQIDDLLTEEHKLIRDAVRTFVKKEISPIIEDYAQRAEFPQDIVKKFGEIGAFGPTIPSEYGGGGLDYISYGLIMQEIERGDSGMRSTVSVQSSLVMYPIYAFGTEEQKQKYLPKLASGEMLGCFGLTEADYGSNPSGMQSHFTDEGDHYLLNGSKMWISNAPYADIAVVWAKNENGRVRGLIVERGMEGFSTPEIHNKWSLRASTTGELVFDNVKVPKENLLPGIEGLRGPMQCLDSARYGIAWGALGAAMDCYDSAKRYALERIQFDKPIASFQLTQKKLAEMLTEITKAQLLCWRLGMLKNEDKATTAQISLAKRNNVEMALNIAREARQIHGGMGITGEYPIMRHMMNLESVVTYEGTHDIHLLILGNEITGIPAFK